In Arthrobacter sp. MN05-02, one genomic interval encodes:
- the rimJ gene encoding ribosomal-protein-alanine acetyltransferase, whose protein sequence is MPRSTLPPGGSLRLVEPSDAEPLARAYRRNREQLEPWEPLRDDAFFTEAGQAERIAVMLDGLAAGTDVPWVLTADEGIVGTITLTGIVRGPFLNAHVGYWVDRRLQGRGLCTAALGEVLRYARDTLGLHRVQASVLPHNAPSIAVLERASFTVIGVAPSYLRIAGHWQDHTLYQRLLY, encoded by the coding sequence GTGCCACGATCCACCCTGCCTCCCGGAGGAAGCCTGCGCCTCGTCGAACCGTCGGACGCCGAGCCCCTCGCGCGGGCCTACCGGCGGAACCGGGAGCAGCTCGAGCCCTGGGAGCCGCTCCGCGACGACGCCTTCTTCACGGAGGCGGGCCAGGCGGAACGGATCGCGGTGATGCTCGACGGCCTGGCCGCAGGCACCGACGTTCCCTGGGTCCTGACCGCGGACGAAGGGATCGTCGGAACGATCACGCTGACGGGGATCGTCCGGGGACCCTTCCTCAACGCCCACGTCGGATACTGGGTGGACCGGCGGCTGCAGGGCCGGGGCCTCTGCACGGCAGCCCTCGGGGAGGTGCTCCGGTACGCGCGCGACACCCTCGGGCTGCACCGGGTCCAGGCATCGGTCCTGCCGCACAACGCGCCGTCGATCGCCGTCCTGGAGCGGGCCTCGTTCACCGTCATCGGCGTGGCGCCGTCCTACCTGCGCATCGCCGGGCACTGGCAGGACCACACGCTCTACCAGCGCCTCCTGTACTGA